A single window of candidate division KSB1 bacterium DNA harbors:
- a CDS encoding SDR family oxidoreductase — MINQAKILLTGATGYIGGRLLRALKEKKYYVRCMARRPEALKHQIDERTEVVYGDPLKRESLEQGNVFKDIDVAFYFVHSLGSKESFLVQDRIAAQNFSEVAKANGVKRIIYLGGLANPEEKLSDHLKSRLEVGDYLRSSGIQVIEFRASIILGSGSLSFEMIRALVERLPIMIIPKWVRMPAQPIAIEDVIAYLIAAIDLKTDQNEIFEIGGANKMSYQGIMKEYARQKGLKRLMIPVPVLTPRLSSLWLGLVTPLYARVGKKLVDSIKHPTIVRDRRALEVFDIKPKSVKHAITQALCNEEREFAETKWSDALSAAGNMPKDWGGVRFGNRIIDARQVKVNVPPEKAFEPIRRIGGDTGWYYANWLWNLRGFLDLLVGGVGVRRGRRDPEHAYVGDAIDFWRVQAYEPNKRLRLLAEMKLPARAWLTFDVEPTPDGGSIIHQTVEYDPIGLWGIVYWYLVYPLHAFIFPGMIRNIAKAAERPSDSH; from the coding sequence ATGATTAATCAAGCCAAAATACTATTGACAGGTGCCACAGGCTACATCGGCGGTCGATTGCTGCGGGCGCTCAAGGAAAAAAAGTATTACGTTCGCTGCATGGCCCGAAGGCCTGAGGCGCTGAAGCATCAAATTGACGAGCGCACTGAGGTCGTTTACGGGGATCCCTTAAAGCGGGAGTCGCTGGAACAAGGGAATGTGTTTAAAGATATCGATGTGGCATTTTATTTTGTGCATTCGCTGGGTTCAAAGGAGAGCTTTCTGGTGCAGGATCGAATAGCGGCGCAGAATTTCAGCGAGGTCGCCAAAGCCAATGGTGTGAAGCGGATCATCTACCTGGGCGGGCTGGCCAATCCCGAGGAGAAGCTATCGGATCACCTCAAGAGCCGACTGGAGGTGGGCGACTATCTGCGGAGCTCGGGCATTCAGGTCATCGAGTTTCGGGCGTCGATCATCCTGGGTTCGGGCAGCCTGTCGTTCGAAATGATCCGTGCGTTGGTGGAGCGGCTGCCCATCATGATCATCCCGAAATGGGTGCGCATGCCTGCTCAGCCGATCGCCATCGAAGACGTAATCGCCTATCTCATCGCTGCCATTGACTTGAAGACGGATCAGAATGAGATTTTTGAGATCGGCGGCGCCAACAAAATGTCCTATCAGGGCATCATGAAAGAATATGCCCGCCAGAAGGGGTTGAAGCGACTGATGATCCCTGTGCCTGTGTTGACGCCGAGGCTCTCCAGCCTCTGGCTGGGATTAGTGACGCCATTATACGCCCGAGTGGGCAAAAAATTGGTCGATAGCATTAAGCATCCAACGATCGTTCGAGACAGGCGGGCGCTGGAGGTGTTCGATATCAAGCCGAAGTCGGTGAAACACGCCATCACCCAGGCGCTATGCAATGAGGAACGAGAGTTTGCCGAGACCAAATGGTCAGATGCGCTGTCGGCAGCGGGCAATATGCCGAAGGATTGGGGTGGCGTGCGTTTCGGCAATCGGATCATCGATGCGAGGCAGGTGAAAGTCAATGTTCCGCCCGAAAAGGCGTTCGAGCCGATCCGAAGGATTGGCGGGGACACGGGCTGGTATTATGCCAACTGGTTGTGGAATCTGCGGGGTTTTCTGGATTTGCTGGTCGGTGGCGTGGGCGTGCGTCGTGGCAGACGAGATCCTGAACATGCCTACGTCGGCGATGCCATCGATTTCTGGCGGGTGCAGGCATACGAGCCGAACAAGCGCTTGCGCCTACTGGCCGAGATGAAACTCCCCGCCCGTGCCTGGCTGACCTTCGATGTCGAGCCAACACCCGATGGCGGTTCGATTATTCATCAAACCGTGGAATATGATCCGATTGGATTATGGGGAATTGTATATTGGTATCTGGTTTATCCGTTGCATGCGTTTATTTTTCCTGGGATGATTCGCAATATCGCTAAAGCAGCAGAGAGACCATCCGATTCCCACTGA
- a CDS encoding DUF523 and DUF1722 domain-containing protein: MNDRPKLGISTCLLGVNVRYDGGHKLDRYLRDVVGQFVDWVPVCPEVECGLPIPREALRLVGDPENPRLVTSRTGIDKTEQMLTWAKMRLDQLEKENLCGYIFKSKSPSSGMQGIKVYDKNGVPSKKGVGVFARAFMERFPLMPVEDEGRLNDARLRENFIERVFVYKRWLNYVQNDGSRKGLVDFHTDHKLLIMAHSPKHLSELGKLVAQAKELEPKELQNQYLTTLMTGLKLHATVKKNVNVLQHCMGYFKKQLSADEKQELLEVIGNYHKGLIPLIVPITLLNHYVRKYNEPYLKRQYYLNPHPIELMLRNHV, encoded by the coding sequence ATGAACGATCGTCCGAAACTCGGAATCAGCACCTGTCTGTTGGGTGTAAACGTTCGTTATGATGGTGGTCATAAGCTGGATCGCTACTTGCGAGATGTGGTGGGACAATTTGTGGACTGGGTGCCCGTCTGTCCCGAAGTCGAGTGCGGTTTGCCGATACCACGGGAGGCGCTGAGGCTGGTCGGTGATCCAGAGAATCCCCGATTGGTAACCAGCCGCACAGGTATCGATAAAACCGAGCAGATGTTGACCTGGGCCAAGATGCGCCTGGATCAATTGGAAAAAGAAAATCTCTGCGGCTATATTTTCAAGAGCAAATCCCCCAGCTCAGGGATGCAGGGCATCAAAGTCTATGACAAAAACGGCGTTCCCAGCAAGAAAGGCGTGGGCGTCTTTGCTCGAGCATTCATGGAGCGATTCCCGCTGATGCCAGTGGAGGACGAGGGCCGCCTCAACGACGCCCGACTGCGGGAGAATTTCATCGAACGGGTGTTTGTCTACAAACGCTGGCTCAATTACGTGCAAAACGATGGCTCCCGCAAAGGCCTGGTGGATTTCCACACCGATCATAAATTGCTGATCATGGCCCACAGTCCCAAACATCTCTCAGAATTGGGCAAATTGGTGGCCCAGGCCAAAGAGCTCGAGCCGAAGGAATTGCAGAATCAGTATCTCACCACGCTGATGACGGGCCTGAAACTCCATGCCACTGTCAAAAAAAACGTGAACGTCCTGCAGCATTGCATGGGCTATTTCAAAAAGCAATTGTCGGCAGATGAGAAGCAGGAGTTGCTGGAAGTAATCGGCAATTATCACAAAGGCCTGATCCCGCTGATCGTTCCGATCACGTTACTGAATCATTATGTGCGGAAATACAATGAACCATATTTGAAGCGGCAATATTATCTAAATCCGCATCCAATTGAGCTAATGCTTAGAAATCATGTTTGA
- a CDS encoding ABC transporter permease codes for MSRTFHLIKKEFIQIRRDPSLIRILIIIPIVQLLILGYVVSSEVKNIATVICDLDNSQLSRQLVERIRNSAYFRVKYFEPHQQNLADYLDRGRASVAIVIPDNLTKNIASNIPTAIQILVDGVDSNSSTMALGYISGILESFLSEQLTQYVQLGTEIHLLTANVRVWYNEDLKFSHFMIPGLIVFLLTMVTTLISAIGLVREREIGTLEQLLVAPIKKHEMLIGKIVPFAAIGLLEVSLAIAFAKVWYHIPIAGNLGLFALFIVVYLFTTLGIGLFVSASVQTQQQAMFMSFFFIVFFMFLSGFLFQIENMPRIAQYLSYLDPMRYLVVVVRELFIKGAGMKYLYWQGIALVIFGSMIFSFAALRFQRRMK; via the coding sequence ATGAGCCGAACGTTCCATTTGATCAAAAAAGAATTCATTCAAATTCGGCGCGATCCATCGCTGATCCGAATTCTGATTATTATCCCCATCGTCCAATTGCTCATTTTGGGGTATGTGGTCTCTTCAGAAGTGAAGAACATCGCGACAGTTATTTGCGATCTTGATAATTCTCAATTGAGCCGCCAGTTGGTGGAACGGATACGAAATTCAGCATATTTTCGAGTGAAATATTTTGAACCGCACCAGCAAAACTTGGCTGATTATCTGGATCGGGGTAGGGCATCCGTAGCCATCGTTATTCCTGACAATTTAACAAAAAACATAGCGAGCAATATTCCCACGGCTATTCAAATTTTGGTCGATGGGGTGGATTCCAATTCATCGACTATGGCGCTGGGCTATATTTCTGGAATTCTTGAGAGTTTTCTCTCCGAGCAGTTAACGCAATATGTTCAACTCGGCACAGAAATTCATCTATTGACGGCCAATGTTCGGGTTTGGTACAACGAGGATTTGAAGTTTAGCCATTTTATGATCCCGGGGCTGATCGTTTTTCTACTGACCATGGTTACGACGCTGATCAGTGCCATTGGTCTGGTGCGCGAACGAGAGATTGGAACTCTCGAACAATTATTGGTCGCGCCAATTAAAAAACATGAAATGCTAATTGGAAAAATCGTCCCGTTTGCCGCTATAGGGCTTCTGGAGGTTTCTTTGGCCATTGCTTTCGCTAAGGTCTGGTATCATATCCCTATTGCTGGTAATTTGGGCTTATTTGCATTGTTCATCGTCGTCTATTTATTTACCACGCTGGGAATCGGTCTGTTTGTCTCGGCTTCGGTCCAAACTCAGCAGCAGGCCATGTTCATGAGTTTCTTTTTTATCGTCTTTTTCATGTTCTTATCTGGATTCCTTTTTCAGATTGAAAATATGCCTCGAATAGCACAATATCTCTCCTACCTTGATCCAATGCGATACTTGGTCGTTGTCGTCAGAGAATTGTTTATCAAAGGAGCAGGGATGAAATACCTTTATTGGCAAGGGATTGCTTTAGTAATTTTTGGAAGCATGATATTTTCCTTCGCAGCTTTGCGCTTTCAACGGAGAATGAAATGA
- a CDS encoding ABC transporter permease — MKPRVVAIVQKEFLHIIRDPRSLVIAFLLPIILVLLYGYIITFDIKQIPIGVLDEDRTPASRHLVQRLVSSGYFKITTYLQRRADIEPALMHRNFLAALVIPQNYSKRLKTDPQIPVQFIIDGANSRTATIAINYARSFLIECSLEMNTLIMNPPLELRPRVWFNPDMKSAHFIVPGLVAVFMMLICALLTSLTITRERETGTMEQLLVSPIRPYEIILGKIAPYVILALVDAMMVVICAKIIFGVPFRGSPWLLLLFSLFYVYAGLSLGVFISARAKTQQTAMVLAQLTTTLPAIMLSGFIFPIASLPIALQIISYFVPAKYFLIIIRGIMLKGTGFSYFYQPAIFLIAFGTLLLLISVNRFKTNLEG; from the coding sequence ATGAAACCGCGCGTTGTGGCAATTGTCCAGAAAGAGTTTCTCCATATCATACGTGATCCCCGCAGCTTAGTGATCGCCTTTCTATTGCCAATTATCCTTGTGCTGCTTTATGGGTATATTATTACGTTTGACATCAAGCAGATTCCGATTGGGGTTCTGGATGAAGATAGGACCCCAGCGTCGAGGCATTTGGTTCAGCGATTGGTCAGTTCTGGCTATTTCAAAATTACTACCTATCTGCAAAGACGGGCTGACATCGAACCTGCTTTAATGCACCGAAATTTTCTCGCTGCACTGGTGATTCCTCAAAATTATTCGAAGCGCTTGAAAACCGATCCTCAAATCCCTGTGCAATTCATTATTGATGGGGCCAATTCGCGAACGGCCACTATCGCCATCAATTATGCCAGATCGTTCCTAATAGAATGTTCGTTGGAGATGAATACCCTCATCATGAATCCTCCATTAGAGCTTCGGCCGCGAGTTTGGTTCAACCCAGACATGAAAAGCGCACATTTCATTGTGCCCGGCCTTGTGGCTGTGTTCATGATGTTGATCTGTGCCCTCTTAACATCACTTACAATCACCAGGGAACGCGAGACTGGGACCATGGAGCAGCTACTGGTCTCGCCCATCCGACCATACGAGATCATCTTGGGCAAAATTGCACCTTACGTGATATTAGCGCTGGTGGATGCAATGATGGTGGTGATTTGCGCTAAAATTATCTTCGGTGTTCCATTCCGCGGTAGCCCATGGTTGTTGCTGCTGTTTAGCCTTTTTTATGTCTATGCGGGTTTGAGCTTAGGGGTGTTTATCTCAGCCCGAGCGAAAACCCAGCAGACGGCGATGGTACTTGCCCAGTTGACCACGACTCTCCCAGCAATTATGCTTTCTGGGTTCATTTTTCCCATCGCCTCGCTCCCGATTGCATTGCAAATTATTTCCTATTTTGTCCCAGCAAAATATTTCTTGATCATTATCCGAGGCATTATGCTCAAGGGCACTGGTTTTAGTTATTTCTACCAGCCAGCAATCTTTTTGATTGCCTTCGGAACACTTTTATTGCTGATTAGTGTCAACCGTTTTAAAACCAATCTGGAAGGGTAG
- a CDS encoding ABC transporter ATP-binding protein has protein sequence MSAEISVTVEQLTRTFGSFVAVDHISFQVYRGEIFGFLGANGAGKTTTIRMLCGLLLPTSGSAVVAGYDIYRQADQIKQNIGYMSQKFSLYEDLTVAENLEFYAGIYGLGRSQQKAAQSQLIASIGLGEHLHKLTRDIPLGWKQRLALSCAVMHRPQILFLDEPTGGVDPISRRSFWSLIYDLASEGITIFVTTHYMDEAEYCNRLSIMHDGKIIAIGSPEQLKERYHQATIEDVFINLVRPRI, from the coding sequence ATGTCAGCAGAAATTTCGGTAACAGTGGAGCAACTGACTCGGACTTTCGGGAGTTTTGTGGCGGTCGATCATATTTCATTTCAGGTCTATCGCGGCGAAATTTTCGGTTTTCTTGGAGCCAATGGCGCTGGCAAGACCACGACCATCCGGATGCTCTGTGGACTGTTATTGCCGACCTCTGGGAGCGCGGTGGTAGCTGGTTACGATATCTATCGGCAGGCTGATCAAATCAAACAGAACATCGGCTATATGTCTCAAAAATTTTCGCTCTACGAGGACTTGACCGTGGCGGAGAACCTTGAATTCTATGCTGGTATCTATGGCTTAGGTCGATCTCAGCAAAAGGCAGCTCAAAGTCAGTTGATCGCTTCCATTGGGCTGGGCGAGCATCTGCATAAATTGACCCGGGATATTCCACTCGGTTGGAAGCAGCGCTTGGCATTAAGCTGCGCTGTCATGCATCGACCCCAAATTTTATTTTTAGATGAACCCACTGGCGGCGTCGATCCTATTTCCCGAAGGAGCTTCTGGAGTCTGATTTACGATTTAGCCAGCGAAGGCATTACGATATTCGTCACGACTCATTACATGGATGAGGCTGAATACTGCAACAGGCTTTCAATCATGCATGATGGAAAAATTATCGCTATCGGTTCCCCAGAGCAACTGAAGGAGCGCTATCACCAAGCTACTATCGAGGATGTGTTTATCAACTTGGTTAGGCCACGCATTTAG
- a CDS encoding ABC transporter ATP-binding protein, whose protein sequence is MNVDIKISHLTKRFGDVIALKDVNLEVLSGEMMGLIGPDGAGKTTLLRILSGLLVADSGDCWVAERDVRRQLAAVREVIGYMPQRFSLYGDLTVAENLRFFADLFQVSRTERERRMKRLLEFSRLRPFMHRRAAALSGGMKQKLALSCTLIHTPKVLLLDEPTTGVDPVSRREFWEILTELRASGVTILLTTPYMDEAAKCDRVALIYHGKILLVSEPSQLAVSLNKTVIDVICDRPVHAAKILMSTGCFDSAHSLGDRVHLISQQSRDRCQPIIAKLLEAENIRINSINEIPPTIEDVFVELLS, encoded by the coding sequence TTGAATGTCGATATCAAAATTTCCCATCTGACCAAACGGTTTGGGGACGTGATCGCGCTAAAAGATGTGAATCTTGAGGTGTTGTCGGGCGAGATGATGGGATTGATCGGGCCGGACGGGGCGGGCAAGACCACACTGCTCCGCATCCTCAGTGGTCTTTTGGTCGCTGATAGTGGCGATTGTTGGGTCGCAGAGCGCGATGTCCGTCGGCAGCTTGCGGCGGTGCGAGAGGTGATCGGCTACATGCCGCAGCGATTTTCCCTCTATGGCGACCTTACAGTTGCAGAAAATCTGCGGTTCTTCGCGGATCTGTTTCAGGTCAGCCGTACCGAACGGGAACGCCGGATGAAACGATTGCTCGAGTTCAGTCGATTGCGTCCATTCATGCACCGGCGTGCAGCCGCTCTCTCTGGAGGGATGAAGCAAAAGCTCGCATTGTCCTGCACGTTAATTCATACTCCCAAGGTACTCTTGTTGGACGAGCCGACCACCGGGGTCGATCCAGTGTCACGTCGGGAGTTTTGGGAGATTTTGACCGAGCTTCGAGCCAGCGGGGTTACCATCTTGCTCACCACGCCCTATATGGATGAGGCGGCCAAATGCGACCGGGTGGCTCTAATTTATCATGGTAAAATTTTGCTCGTCTCGGAACCATCGCAATTGGCTGTCTCGCTCAACAAAACGGTAATCGATGTGATCTGCGATCGACCCGTTCATGCGGCTAAAATCTTGATGAGCACCGGGTGCTTTGATTCGGCTCATAGCCTGGGCGATCGGGTACATCTGATCTCTCAGCAGAGCCGAGATCGATGTCAGCCAATAATCGCCAAATTGCTGGAAGCTGAAAACATCCGAATTAATTCTATCAACGAAATTCCTCCAACCATTGAAGATGTCTTCGTCGAACTATTGTCCTGA
- a CDS encoding efflux RND transporter periplasmic adaptor subunit, with translation MIGCSKRESEELSGSGILEATEILISAKSAGTLIEMPVAEGIVVSAGQMIAQIDTEKIYLQKKQLIAAWTELKLNLQNAQRGVDLARENLENIKKKYQRIKALLEENSATQQQYDDIFTAYQAAQVQYDNAMTSLKALRAKEDQLVAQLELIESQLRDTKITAPITGTIIEKYVEQGEIARVGGPIVSMADLQKMWIKVFFKEPALGRIKLNSPAEIRISAYPDRSFPGRVSWISPRAEFTPKTVQTKEARSDLVYAVKIEVLNPDGVLKIGMPADVVIK, from the coding sequence ATGATAGGTTGCTCCAAAAGGGAGTCCGAGGAATTATCTGGATCAGGGATTCTGGAAGCGACGGAAATATTAATTAGCGCAAAATCGGCTGGGACTTTGATCGAAATGCCTGTGGCGGAAGGGATTGTCGTTTCAGCCGGGCAGATGATCGCTCAAATTGATACAGAGAAAATTTATTTGCAGAAAAAGCAGCTCATAGCAGCTTGGACCGAGCTGAAGCTGAACCTTCAAAATGCACAACGAGGAGTTGATTTGGCTCGAGAAAATTTAGAGAATATCAAGAAAAAATATCAACGCATCAAAGCCCTTTTGGAGGAAAATAGCGCTACGCAACAACAATATGATGATATATTCACCGCTTATCAAGCCGCCCAAGTTCAATATGATAATGCGATGACCAGTCTGAAAGCGTTACGCGCCAAAGAAGACCAATTGGTTGCCCAACTCGAACTCATCGAAAGCCAACTGCGGGATACAAAGATCACTGCGCCCATCACTGGAACGATCATTGAAAAATATGTCGAACAAGGGGAGATCGCAAGAGTTGGAGGACCAATCGTCAGCATGGCAGACCTCCAAAAGATGTGGATCAAAGTCTTCTTCAAAGAGCCAGCACTCGGGCGAATCAAGCTTAATAGCCCAGCAGAAATTAGGATCAGTGCCTATCCCGATCGTTCGTTTCCTGGCCGCGTTTCATGGATTTCACCCCGGGCCGAATTTACTCCCAAAACCGTTCAGACCAAGGAAGCCCGTTCCGATCTGGTTTATGCAGTGAAAATTGAAGTTCTAAATCCTGATGGCGTTTTGAAAATTGGCATGCCAGCGGATGTAGTGATAAAATAG
- a CDS encoding TolC family protein, with protein MRSKFFMKKMLLVLMVIIWTVPASSQLTLRDCVRAALSNNAELKKTETEAAIVEQDVHQAWGARWPSLDFSGSYRRQSIVPELDLAAIKIPIAGQEMTLFPGGSIQLGLLDNYDFKLTILQPIFTGFRLFNRYQAARAFASGKASEVLRKRSELIFQIESAYADVLKNQKTLEIALSAKRQLEAHRTDIENMMKQGMAKHEQWLRVQVKLSEADLAVTQAENRIRIAKLRLENLMGQKLPKEAMLEPMPMAESVESDPSVSLQKALVNRPELQSLLHAKQAGQAGLKVARGGHFPTLSAFATLGYGKPGLDFIKREWMDYWLVGIGVEWNLWHWGRNRSQVAQAQLQLENLEATDNQVRQAIELDVTQACLMLDDARKRLELTHALADQARESYRVTEQSYRQGVATHSEYLDAQAELTRAQLQQAQAEIDLAVAQANWRRAVGFNISAYQE; from the coding sequence ATGAGATCGAAATTTTTTATGAAGAAAATGCTTTTGGTGTTGATGGTGATAATTTGGACGGTGCCAGCCTCATCTCAACTGACCCTGCGTGACTGCGTTCGGGCGGCGCTAAGTAATAATGCTGAGTTGAAGAAAACGGAGACGGAGGCTGCTATTGTGGAACAGGACGTTCATCAGGCTTGGGGGGCACGATGGCCTTCGTTGGATTTTTCGGGTTCCTATCGACGGCAAAGTATCGTTCCAGAGCTTGATCTCGCTGCTATCAAAATCCCCATTGCCGGGCAGGAGATGACGCTGTTTCCTGGCGGATCAATTCAATTGGGGTTATTAGACAATTACGATTTCAAGCTGACCATCCTGCAACCGATTTTCACTGGTTTTCGGCTGTTCAATCGTTATCAAGCGGCCAGGGCCTTTGCCTCTGGCAAGGCCTCGGAAGTTTTGCGGAAACGATCGGAATTGATTTTTCAGATCGAGTCCGCTTATGCAGATGTTTTAAAAAACCAAAAGACACTTGAAATTGCGTTGAGCGCAAAACGGCAATTGGAGGCCCATCGGACCGATATTGAAAATATGATGAAGCAAGGCATGGCTAAACACGAGCAATGGCTCAGGGTGCAAGTTAAGCTCTCGGAAGCTGATTTGGCTGTAACGCAAGCCGAAAATCGCATCCGCATCGCCAAGCTTCGCCTCGAAAATCTCATGGGCCAAAAATTGCCGAAGGAAGCAATGCTTGAGCCGATGCCTATGGCCGAGTCAGTGGAAAGCGATCCGTCTGTTTCACTTCAGAAGGCACTCGTGAATCGGCCTGAACTGCAATCGCTTCTTCATGCGAAACAAGCCGGCCAGGCAGGGCTGAAGGTTGCCCGTGGCGGCCATTTTCCTACATTGTCAGCGTTCGCTACATTGGGCTATGGGAAGCCAGGGCTGGATTTTATCAAGCGAGAATGGATGGATTACTGGCTTGTTGGCATCGGCGTAGAGTGGAATTTGTGGCACTGGGGCCGAAACAGATCGCAAGTCGCTCAGGCGCAACTCCAATTAGAAAATCTCGAAGCAACAGATAACCAAGTGCGGCAGGCGATTGAGCTCGATGTAACTCAGGCGTGCCTTATGCTGGATGATGCTCGCAAACGGTTGGAGCTCACGCATGCCCTGGCGGATCAGGCGCGGGAGAGCTATCGCGTGACCGAGCAAAGTTACCGCCAGGGGGTAGCAACCCACAGCGAATATCTTGATGCACAGGCGGAACTCACGCGGGCGCAACTCCAACAAGCCCAGGCTGAAATCGACCTCGCGGTGGCCCAGGCCAATTGGCGACGAGCTGTGGGCTTTAATATTAGCGCTTACCAGGAATAA
- a CDS encoding TetR/AcrR family transcriptional regulator encodes MELQETTREKIKAAALELFMERGYDGARMQEIADRAGANKALIHYYFSSKSELFEAIIRETFEELFRSFDEVEPSEIEDPSEMIARMVRTHFQFISDHPNLPRILVRELNSNNPIAEQVLTELFDQFGTDRLTRMLELIKERIAAGKLRSVDPKQTLWNIVALNVFYFVFKPFLRAAWPEDIANESQLLQEREHAIIDLLLYGLLPR; translated from the coding sequence ATGGAACTACAAGAGACAACCCGCGAGAAGATAAAGGCAGCGGCGCTAGAGCTTTTTATGGAGCGTGGGTATGATGGGGCTCGGATGCAAGAGATCGCCGATCGCGCGGGCGCCAATAAAGCGCTGATCCATTACTATTTTTCATCCAAAAGCGAATTGTTTGAGGCGATAATTCGAGAGACATTCGAAGAGCTATTTCGGTCCTTCGATGAAGTTGAACCATCTGAAATTGAGGATCCCAGCGAAATGATCGCTCGGATGGTGCGCACTCATTTTCAATTCATTTCGGATCATCCGAATTTGCCGCGCATTCTTGTCAGGGAACTGAATAGCAATAATCCCATTGCAGAGCAGGTGCTGACCGAGCTCTTCGACCAATTTGGCACCGATCGCCTAACAAGAATGCTCGAATTAATCAAAGAAAGGATCGCGGCTGGCAAATTGCGCTCAGTCGATCCCAAACAGACGCTATGGAATATTGTGGCATTGAATGTTTTTTATTTCGTGTTCAAGCCATTTCTCCGAGCAGCCTGGCCCGAGGACATTGCGAACGAATCTCAATTGCTTCAAGAGCGAGAACATGCGATCATCGATTTATTGCTATATGGATTATTGCCAAGATGA
- a CDS encoding SMP-30/gluconolactonase/LRE family protein — protein sequence MRPISTFVLMLLIACLIGSCQKKQAEQSAAPIAYQFKLVEQWATPQSLRVPESVLYDPVREILYISNINGSPLEKNGKGFISRIALSGEILDLEWVAGLNAPKGSGIWQGKLYVTDIDELVEIDIATGKILNKFPAAGAGFLNDIAVDPAGNVFISDMSEQNSVIYKFNNEDLEVWLKDPQISQPNGLFVEAGKLLVGTWDGYLKTVDLQTKAIATLAKTGFGIDGVQSDGKGNYFVSDWQGKTAFVSASGEVRLLLDTSSSNVNSADIEYIPEKQLLLIPTFFDNRVVAYLFQ from the coding sequence ATGAGACCAATATCGACTTTCGTCCTCATGCTGCTGATCGCATGCCTGATCGGATCTTGTCAGAAAAAGCAAGCGGAACAATCGGCTGCTCCGATCGCATATCAATTCAAGCTCGTTGAACAATGGGCCACTCCCCAATCTCTCCGCGTGCCAGAATCGGTGCTATATGACCCAGTTCGTGAGATACTCTACATCTCTAATATCAACGGCAGTCCTTTAGAGAAAAATGGCAAGGGATTCATCTCGCGAATTGCGCTGTCTGGAGAAATCCTCGATTTGGAATGGGTGGCTGGCCTGAACGCGCCCAAAGGCTCTGGCATCTGGCAGGGCAAACTCTATGTCACCGATATCGACGAGCTCGTCGAAATCGATATCGCAACAGGGAAGATCCTTAACAAATTCCCAGCCGCTGGCGCCGGATTCTTGAACGACATTGCGGTCGATCCGGCTGGAAATGTCTTCATCTCTGATATGTCCGAACAGAACAGTGTCATTTATAAATTCAACAACGAGGACCTGGAAGTTTGGCTCAAAGACCCCCAGATCTCTCAGCCCAATGGTTTATTTGTTGAGGCTGGTAAATTGTTGGTGGGCACATGGGACGGATATCTCAAAACCGTCGACCTGCAAACGAAAGCGATTGCCACACTTGCGAAAACGGGTTTTGGCATCGATGGCGTTCAAAGCGACGGAAAAGGCAACTATTTTGTCTCGGATTGGCAAGGCAAAACAGCGTTCGTGAGCGCATCGGGCGAGGTTCGTTTGTTGCTCGATACCTCAAGTTCAAATGTCAATTCGGCTGATATCGAATACATTCCAGAGAAGCAATTGCTCCTGATCCCGACATTTTTTGACAACCGAGTGGTCGCTTATCTGTTCCAGTAA